ATCTTCCGGTCCCATCGTAAAATTATCACCGATCGGCAGGAATGCCAGATCAATCGGGTGCCTTTCGCCAATCAGCTTCATGTCAGAGAATAATCCTGTATCACCTGCATGGAAAACTGTCTTGCCTTCTGCCATGAACAGGATTCCAGCAGGCATGCCGCCATAAATGATTTCATTATTTTCAGTGACCATGCCTGTGCCATGGAATGCTGGTGTCATTTTCACCTTGCCAAAATCAAATTCATAAGCACCGCCAATGGACATGCCATGAGTGTTCAAGCCCTTCCAGCTTAAATATGTAGCAACTTCGAAGTTTGCGATTACAAGTGAATCATGTTTTTTAGCCAGCTCCACCGTGTCCCCCAGATGGTCTCCGTGTGCATGGGTCAGGATGATGACATCCGGCTTCACATCCTCCACCTTCAAATCAGTAAGATCATTGCCGGTGATGAATGGGTCAATCAGGATTGTCTTGCCATTTGTTTCAATTTTAACAACAGAATGGCCGTGATAAGATACATTCATAGTTATCGCTCCTTTCAATCATCCATTATATATTTCAACGTTTCTTGCTTATCTCCTGCTACATTTTTCTTTATACCCACCTAGCCCCGTCGGTAAAAGTTTTACTTTTCACTTGTGAATTGCTACTCTCATAGTGTGATGTACATATCAGAGGAGGAATTTCTATGACTGAAAGATTGGCTGCATTATCAGGATGGATGAAGGACAATGGTGTAGATGTCACTTTTGTTACATCTCCTGACAATGTATTTTACCTGAGCGGATTTTTAAGCGATCCTCACGAGAGACTGCTGGCTGTTGCTGTTTTCCAGGATGCTGAACCCTTCATGATTTGCCCGGCAATGGATAAAGAAAATGCGAAAAACGCTGGATGGGGACTTGAAATCATTGGATACAGCGATACGGATGATTCAATGGAATTGGCTTACAACGCGATCAAAAAGCGTGTTCCTTCCATCAAGAAAACAGCCATTGAGAAGGAACAACTAAATGTAGAGCGTTATGAAAAAATGGCTGGCCTTTTTGGGGGGTCTGAATTTGTATCTGCTGAAGAAAAGCTTCGCCTGATGCGAATGATTAAAACCGAAGAGGA
This window of the Mesobacillus jeotgali genome carries:
- a CDS encoding metal-dependent hydrolase, which translates into the protein MNVSYHGHSVVKIETNGKTILIDPFITGNDLTDLKVEDVKPDVIILTHAHGDHLGDTVELAKKHDSLVIANFEVATYLSWKGLNTHGMSIGGAYEFDFGKVKMTPAFHGTGMVTENNEIIYGGMPAGILFMAEGKTVFHAGDTGLFSDMKLIGERHPIDLAFLPIGDNFTMGPEDAALAAEFLNAKEVVPIHFNTFPPIKQDPHAFVKMLKKNKGTVLEAGEAIEL